In the bacterium SCSIO 12741 genome, GCCACTCAAGATCAGGTGGAGGCCATTATGGCTGAAATTACGGAAGACGATTTGGCTACCCTAATCTATACTTCAGGTACAACTGGAGTGCCGAAGGGAGTAATGCTTTCTCATAAAAACATTGCCTCCAACGCCAAGAGCTGTGAAGAACGCCTTCCGGTGGATTCTACTGCTACATCGCTGAGTTTTCTTCCCGTATGTCACGTTTACGAGCGGATGCTTATTTACCTCTATCTGTTAACTGGTGTTTCGGTCTACTTTGCCGAATCCATGGAGACCATTGGGGATAACCTTCGGGAAGTAAAACCGGATGTGTTTACCGCGGTTCCACGTCTATTGGAAAAGGTATATGACAAGATTGTAAATAAAGGAGCGGAGCTTACCGGCATTAAAAGAGCACTTTTCTTTTGGGCCTTGGCCTTAGGAGAAAAATATGAACCTTATGGTGCCAATGGAGGCTGGTATGAATTCCAATTAAAAATCGCACGAAAAATAATCTTTAGTAAATGGCAGGAAGCCTTGGGTGGTAATGTAAAAGCCGTTGCCTCGGGTAGTGCCGCTCTGCAACCTCGACTGGCTCGGGTGTTTAATGCCGCCGGAATTCCAGTGATGGAAGGTTATGGATTGACCGAAACTTCTCCTGTGGCTTCTGTGAATTGCGAAGGCAAAAAGGGATTGATGATCGGAACCGTTGGGCGACCCATTGATGGGGTAGAAGTAAAGATTGCCGCTGATGGAGAAATCCTGATCAAAGGACCCAATGTGATGCAAGGGTATTACAAAAAGCCCGAGAAAACCCGTGAAGTGCTGACTGAGGACGGTTGGTTCCATACCGGTGATATCGGAAAAATGGTAGGCGATGGCTTTCTCAAAATTACCGATCGTAAAAAAGAAATCTTTAAAACTTCAGGAGGTAAGTATATTGCACCCCAGGTAATGGAGAATAAGTTCAAAGAGAGCCGATTCATTGAGCAAATCATGGTGATCGGTGAAGGAAAGAAACATCCTGCCGCTTTGATTGTTCCCAATTTTGAATTCGTGGAAGAATGGTGCGCTCGCAAAGGGCATACTTATGGTTCCAAAGAAGAGGTCATTCGATTAGAGGCATTTGCCAATCGGGTGGCTCGGGAAGTGGAAGAGTTTAACGCGGAGTTTGGGAAGTGGGAGCAGATCAAGAAATTTGAGCTTATTGATCATGAATGGTCAGTGGATACCAAAGAATTGACTCCAACCCTCAAATTGAAGCGAAAAGTAATATTGAGCAAATATGCCGATCTCATTCAAAAGATATATGAAGAATAGAATCAATCAAATATTTCCTATTACAGGGCTGGCTACAGCCCTTTTTTTATGGGCAATGAGCACCTCTGCACAAGAGAAACGGCCCTATTTTCAGCAACAAGTAGACTATGTTATTGATGTAACGCTCGATGATGAAAAGCATGAGCTAAGGGCTTTTGAGCGAATAACCTACCTCAATAATTCAAGATCCACTTTGGATACGCTGTATTTTCACCTCTGGCCCAATGCCTATAAAAATGAGGAAACGGCTCTGGCGAAGCAACTCTACCAAAATTCGAATACCGTATTTCAGTTTTCAGAAGAATCGGACCTGGGTTACATTGACTCACTCGATTTTTTGGTGGACGACAAACGAGTTCGCTGGGAATATCATCCGGAGCACCAGGATATTTGCTTGCTCATCCTAAACGAACCATTGGCTCCATCAGAATCCATCGAAATTACGACCCCATTTCGTGTCAAAATTCCAGTGGGTAAGTTTTCCCGGTTGGGGCACGATGATCAGGCTTATCAAATTACACAGTGGTATCCCAAACCGGCGGTATACGATCGCGAAGGTTGGCATGCTATGCCCTATCTTGACTTGGGAGAATTCTATTCGGAGTACGGATCTTTTGATGTCCGACTTACACTTCCGTCCAACTATGTGGTAGGGGCCACTGGGGACCTTCAAAATGCAGAAGAGCGGGATTGGCTTTTAGAAAAGGTAAAGAAAACCGAAGCCATTACAAGCTATGGTGAAGACCGTGAGTTTCCAGCCTCTTCTAAGGAAACCAAGACCTTGCGTTACAAGCAGAACAACATTCATGACTTTGGCTGGTTTGCTGATAAGCGCTATCACGTATTAAGAGGATCGGTACAATTGCCCAATTCAACCGATTCGGTAGAGACTTGGGTGATGTACACCAATTTGGAAGCCGACCTTTGGAAGGATGCCATTCCTTATGTCAACCAATCCATTTACTACTATTCGCTGTGGAATGGAAATTACCCTTACAAGCAAATGACCGCCGTTCAAGGGGCCTTGAATGCTGGGGTGGAATGGAATACCCCAATGTAACGGTTATTGCTGAAGCGGGAAGTGCTTCTCTACTTGATAACGTTATTGCTCACGAAACTGGGCACAATTGGTTTTATGGAATCTTGGGATTTAACGAACGACGTTATCCTTTTCTGGATGAGGGTATCAATTCCTTCTACGAGTTAAGGTACATGGATACGCGCTACCCCGATCGCAGTATGGCCGATGATATTGTCTCTTCGCCATTTCTTCAAAAGTGGCTTAATTTCCATCATTTTGCCCATCGGGATATCAACCATTTTGCCTACTTGAGCGCAGCACGATCCAATACGGATCAGCCTATGACGATTCCCGCGGATGAATACACTTCTGCCAACTATGGAAACATCGTTTACATGAAAACCGCCATTTCCGTGGAAACCTTAAGGGCCCATTTGGGGGATTCCATTTTCGATAAGGGAATGAAAACCTTTTTTGAACGATGGAAATTTAAACACCCGGGTCCCGATGATTGGCGCCAGGTAATGGAAGAGGTATCAGGTCAGGATTTATCCTGGTATTATGGAAGGTTGATCAATTCGACGGATAAGGCCGATTTGAAGGTAAAGAAAATTAAAAAAGATGGGGATAACGTTCAGTTGACCGTAAAGAACACCGGTAAGCTTACCACACCTGTTTTGGTAACTACCCGGAGCAATGGAGAAGATTTGAATACCTACCAATTTGGATTGCTTGCTCAAGGGGAAAAGAACACGTTTACCCTCAAAAAAGATGGTGCTACCGAATACCGAATCGATGGGGAACGTAGCATTCTGGACATCAACAGAAGAAACAACACCATCAAAGACCGAGGGTTGTTTAAGAAAATGGAGCCTCTTCAGTTACGGCTATTAACCAGTACAGAGAATCCTCAAAAAACACAGCTATTCGTTACTCCTTTGGTAGGATGGAATACCAGTGATCAATTCATGCTTGGGCTTGGTGTTCACAACAAATCCTTTACTGAAAAGCCTTTTGAGTTCTTTTTGGGCCCTATGTATTCTTTCAAACGGGAAGAATTGACTGGTATTACTGATTTGAGCTATCATTTTTATTTCCCACAGTTCGTCCGTCGAATGACCGTAAACTTCAACTGGATGAGGTTTAGCTATGATCATCCTTATGCAGGAAATCCAACGGTATTCAATCGTTACTACCCCAAAGTATCTTTCCAATTCAAACCTAAAAATGCGAATTCACCGATCTATCATGATCTGCAATTGGGGGCCATCATTGTGGAGGAAGATATTATCCGGGAAGGTGCTCCTAATGTGGAACAGGATAAGACCTATGCCACTATCCGTTACCGCATTGGTCGAAGAACGGCCCTCCATTCTTTAGGGTTTACCGCATATTCGTTGACG is a window encoding:
- a CDS encoding long-chain fatty acid--CoA ligase; the encoded protein is MFDEVKRLFDVHRYQLKHYPKSDALGAKIDGKWVTTSIESTVDQANQVSRALLSMGIGKGDKIALISNNRPEWVIMDCGILQVGAVDVPIYPTISEEDYKYIFNDSEVKLCFVSDQELYDKVNSIRDQVPTLQEVYSFDQLPGVKHWSEFVSQNQTATQDQVEAIMAEITEDDLATLIYTSGTTGVPKGVMLSHKNIASNAKSCEERLPVDSTATSLSFLPVCHVYERMLIYLYLLTGVSVYFAESMETIGDNLREVKPDVFTAVPRLLEKVYDKIVNKGAELTGIKRALFFWALALGEKYEPYGANGGWYEFQLKIARKIIFSKWQEALGGNVKAVASGSAALQPRLARVFNAAGIPVMEGYGLTETSPVASVNCEGKKGLMIGTVGRPIDGVEVKIAADGEILIKGPNVMQGYYKKPEKTREVLTEDGWFHTGDIGKMVGDGFLKITDRKKEIFKTSGGKYIAPQVMENKFKESRFIEQIMVIGEGKKHPAALIVPNFEFVEEWCARKGHTYGSKEEVIRLEAFANRVAREVEEFNAEFGKWEQIKKFELIDHEWSVDTKELTPTLKLKRKVILSKYADLIQKIYEE
- the pqqA gene encoding pyrroloquinoline quinone precursor peptide PqqA encodes the protein MPFLMSTNPFTTIRCGMEITLTSK